From Candidatus Atelocyanobacterium thalassa isolate ALOHA, a single genomic window includes:
- a CDS encoding heavy metal translocating P-type ATPase translates to MKKQDLQVEGMECSACTLAIEKAVKKISGIEECNINFALKRITILYYPYQTSVKEIISTIKNLGYGAYILDTQKNRLVNNGQLKKHYYLFSKVVLGSVVSLILVFISLPEMIGLPIHLIPDYLYNPKLQLILSSPVVFWCGESFYRGAFKSLSQATTNMNTLVTMGTGTAFFYSVFITFFPDILISHGLTTNVYYEVSVVIITLILLGKLLENNAREKTTETIKNLIGLQAKTARVIRNNITQDIVIDDVLINDIVIVRPGEKIPVDGKVVEGKSTIDESMVTGESLPVEKIVGDQVIGATINKTGSFKFQAQKIGKDTVLSQIIELVEDAQSSKAPIQKIADIVISVFVPIVIGIGIITFSVWLIFFNNLSLAIVTTINVLIIACPCALGLATPTSIIVGTGKGAEHGILIKGADSLELAHKLQIIVLDKTGTITEGHPKVTDYIVSDDENSLNYLMLATAVEKYSEHPLSEAIINYANSFEINYDLLNVENFEAVTGLGVQGEINQNLVQIGTQHWMEELEVNISNFSNQANILKKQAKTVVWIAINGKMKGLFAISDTIKPSSIEAIKYLKQLGLQIIMLSGDNLQTAEAVATEVSIYKTFAQVLPNEKVEKIRELQQSLKKVVGMVGDGINDAPALAQADVGIAVGTGTDIAISASDITLISGDLRKIAVAIQLSRATMNNIRQNLFFAFIYNIIGIPIAAGILYPSYGILLNPMIAGAAMAFSSLSVVSNSLRLRNFRQKKFFI, encoded by the coding sequence TTGAAAAAACAAGATTTACAAGTAGAAGGAATGGAATGTTCTGCTTGTACACTAGCTATTGAGAAAGCTGTTAAAAAAATTTCCGGCATTGAAGAATGTAATATTAATTTTGCGCTAAAAAGAATCACTATTCTCTATTACCCTTATCAAACAAGCGTAAAAGAAATTATTTCTACTATTAAAAATTTAGGATATGGAGCTTATATCCTAGATACTCAAAAAAATAGATTAGTTAATAATGGACAGTTGAAAAAACATTATTATTTATTTAGCAAAGTAGTTCTGGGAAGTGTCGTAAGTTTAATTTTGGTTTTTATTTCCTTGCCAGAGATGATTGGTTTACCTATTCATTTGATTCCTGATTATTTATATAATCCTAAGTTGCAGTTAATTTTAAGTAGCCCAGTAGTTTTCTGGTGCGGAGAATCTTTCTACAGAGGAGCGTTTAAATCTTTAAGTCAGGCAACTACTAATATGAATACGTTAGTAACGATGGGAACGGGAACTGCTTTCTTTTATTCTGTCTTTATAACTTTTTTCCCTGATATTTTGATTTCTCATGGATTAACTACTAATGTCTATTATGAGGTATCAGTAGTTATTATTACCTTAATTTTATTAGGTAAATTATTAGAAAATAATGCACGTGAAAAAACTACAGAAACAATTAAAAATTTAATAGGGTTACAAGCAAAGACAGCCCGAGTAATACGTAACAACATAACTCAAGATATTGTAATTGATGATGTTTTGATTAATGATATTGTTATTGTACGTCCAGGAGAAAAAATACCAGTTGACGGGAAAGTGGTTGAAGGAAAATCAACTATTGATGAGTCTATGGTTACAGGAGAAAGTCTTCCTGTGGAAAAAATAGTTGGCGACCAAGTAATAGGAGCTACTATTAATAAAACTGGAAGTTTTAAATTTCAAGCCCAGAAAATCGGAAAAGATACCGTATTATCGCAAATAATCGAGCTAGTAGAAGATGCTCAGAGTAGTAAAGCACCTATACAGAAAATAGCTGATATTGTTATTAGTGTTTTTGTTCCAATTGTTATAGGAATTGGAATAATTACTTTTTCAGTTTGGCTGATATTTTTTAACAACCTGTCTTTAGCGATAGTAACAACAATTAATGTTTTAATTATTGCTTGTCCTTGTGCCTTAGGTTTAGCAACACCTACGTCAATCATAGTAGGAACTGGTAAAGGTGCAGAACATGGTATTTTAATTAAAGGAGCAGATAGCTTAGAATTAGCACATAAATTACAAATAATTGTATTAGACAAAACAGGAACTATTACCGAAGGTCATCCTAAGGTTACTGACTATATAGTTTCTGATGACGAGAATAGTCTTAATTATTTAATGCTAGCTACGGCAGTTGAAAAATATTCTGAGCATCCTTTGTCAGAAGCAATCATTAACTATGCCAATTCTTTCGAGATTAATTACGACTTATTAAATGTTGAGAATTTTGAGGCAGTAACTGGATTAGGTGTACAAGGAGAAATTAATCAAAATTTAGTACAGATTGGAACACAACATTGGATGGAAGAATTAGAAGTCAATATTAGTAATTTTTCAAATCAAGCCAATATACTAAAAAAACAAGCAAAAACAGTCGTTTGGATAGCAATTAACGGTAAGATGAAAGGCTTATTTGCAATATCCGATACTATTAAACCATCATCTATAGAAGCTATCAAATATCTTAAACAACTAGGCTTACAAATAATTATGCTCAGTGGAGATAACTTACAGACAGCTGAAGCAGTAGCTACTGAAGTTAGTATATATAAGACCTTTGCGCAGGTTCTCCCTAACGAAAAAGTAGAAAAAATAAGAGAACTTCAACAATCGTTAAAGAAAGTTGTTGGGATGGTTGGAGACGGCATCAACGATGCCCCTGCATTAGCGCAGGCAGATGTTGGTATCGCAGTTGGGACAGGAACAGACATTGCAATATCAGCTAGTGATATTACTTTAATTTCAGGAGATTTAAGAAAAATCGCAGTAGCAATTCAGTTAAGTCGTGCGACTATGAACAACATTCGTCAAAATCTCTTTTTTGCTTTTATATATAATATAATAGGAATTCCTATTGCAGCAGGCATTTTATATCCATCATATGGTATCTTGTTAAATCCAATGATTGCTGGGGCTGCGATGGCTTTTAGTTCATTATCTGTTGTTTCTAACTCCTTAAGGTTAAGAAATTTTAGGCAAAAGAAATTTTTTATTTAA
- a CDS encoding ATP-dependent Clp protease proteolytic subunit encodes MPIGIPSVPYRLPGSQYERWIDIYTRLGQERIIFLSQEVTDGIANRIVALLLYLDSEDSSKPIYLYINSPGGSVTAGMAIFDTMQYIRSEVITICVGLAASMGSFLLAAGTPGKRLALPHARIMIHQPMGGTGRRQASDIEIEANEILRIRAQLNNILATKCGQPLEKIEKDTDRDYFLSAEEAKNYGLIDQVIEERT; translated from the coding sequence ATGCCCATTGGTATTCCTAGTGTTCCTTATCGTCTTCCTGGTAGTCAGTATGAACGATGGATTGATATTTATACTCGCTTAGGTCAGGAACGAATAATTTTTCTTAGTCAAGAAGTAACTGATGGTATTGCCAACCGTATTGTTGCTCTCTTGTTGTATCTCGACTCTGAAGATTCAAGTAAGCCAATTTATCTTTACATAAACTCTCCTGGTGGTTCTGTAACAGCTGGTATGGCTATATTTGACACAATGCAATATATCAGATCAGAAGTGATCACCATTTGTGTTGGCTTAGCTGCCTCTATGGGATCATTTTTATTAGCAGCAGGAACTCCAGGAAAACGTCTGGCACTACCCCATGCCCGAATCATGATTCACCAACCTATGGGAGGTACAGGGCGACGCCAAGCATCAGATATTGAAATTGAAGCTAATGAAATATTACGTATTCGTGCTCAATTAAATAATATTTTAGCTACTAAGTGTGGACAGCCTCTTGAAAAGATCGAGAAAGATACAGATAGAGACTATTTCTTATCTGCAGAAGAAGCCAAAAATTACGGATTAATCGATCAAGTAATTGAGGAAAGAACTTAA
- a CDS encoding ATP-dependent Clp protease proteolytic subunit, protein MEIKAVQSAYYGDANFRTPPPDLESLLLKERIIYLGLPLFSSDEVKQQVGIDVTQLIIAQLLYLQFDNPDKPIFFYINSTGTSWHTGDAVGFETEAFAICDTMNYVKPPIHTICIGQAMGTAAMILSAGTKGCRASLPHATIVLNQNRSGAQGQATDIQIRAKEVLSNKSTMLQILSKNTGQAVDKISKDIDRTFYLTPEKAKEYGLIDRVLESTKELPKSASIIN, encoded by the coding sequence ATGGAAATTAAGGCAGTTCAGTCCGCTTACTATGGAGATGCAAATTTTCGTACTCCTCCACCGGATTTAGAATCCCTATTACTTAAAGAGCGTATTATTTACTTGGGTTTACCTCTTTTTTCCTCTGATGAGGTTAAGCAACAAGTAGGAATCGATGTGACCCAACTTATTATCGCCCAATTGCTTTATTTGCAATTTGATAATCCTGATAAACCTATTTTTTTTTACATTAACTCTACAGGTACATCTTGGCACACTGGAGATGCAGTAGGATTTGAGACAGAAGCTTTTGCAATTTGCGATACAATGAATTATGTAAAACCTCCAATTCATACTATATGTATCGGTCAGGCTATGGGGACTGCAGCCATGATACTATCCGCAGGAACAAAAGGTTGTCGAGCTAGTCTTCCTCATGCAACTATTGTTTTAAATCAGAATCGTTCTGGTGCACAAGGTCAAGCAACAGATATTCAAATTCGTGCTAAAGAAGTATTAAGTAACAAAAGTACTATGTTGCAGATTCTTTCTAAAAATACAGGGCAAGCTGTCGATAAAATATCGAAAGATATAGACCGCACATTTTATCTAACACCCGAAAAGGCGAAAGAATACGGACTCATTGATCGTGTACTAGAAAGTACTAAAGAACTTCCAAAATCTGCCAGCATTATTAATTGA
- a CDS encoding squalene/phytoene synthase family protein, protein MNLQNDALKALKETSRTFYIPISRLPDNLREAVASAYLCMRAIDEVEDHPDIENFIKAKILRQMSLNLQAVNEKSGIKDFSADLAPYENILPDVSLQLGKWALLAPNTIAPRIWDATAAMADRMAYWTENNWTIRTEAHLNQYTFSVAGAVGILLSDLWSWHDGTQTSRQYAIGFGRGLQAVNIIRNHREDLNRGVSFIPQGWHIKDVYKYARYNLTLADLYTKSLDSGPALDFCKIPLALAHGTLDVIALGKDKLSRSDVMALVQQVTH, encoded by the coding sequence ATGAATTTGCAAAATGATGCTCTAAAGGCTCTTAAAGAAACCAGTAGAACTTTCTACATACCAATTAGTCGTCTTCCTGACAATTTGCGTGAAGCCGTTGCTTCAGCCTACCTTTGTATGCGCGCTATTGATGAAGTTGAAGATCATCCTGATATTGAAAACTTCATTAAAGCTAAAATTCTGCGACAAATGAGTCTTAATTTACAAGCTGTAAATGAAAAATCAGGAATTAAAGATTTTTCAGCAGATTTGGCACCTTATGAAAATATTTTGCCAGATGTCAGCTTACAGTTAGGAAAATGGGCTTTATTAGCTCCAAACACCATTGCACCTCGTATTTGGGATGCAACAGCAGCAATGGCTGATAGAATGGCTTATTGGACTGAAAATAATTGGACAATTCGTACAGAAGCTCATTTAAATCAATACACTTTTAGTGTAGCTGGTGCAGTAGGAATACTTCTATCAGATTTATGGTCTTGGCATGATGGTACTCAAACAAGTCGTCAATATGCGATTGGTTTTGGGAGAGGTTTACAGGCTGTTAACATTATTCGTAATCATCGAGAAGATTTAAATCGTGGAGTAAGCTTCATTCCTCAAGGTTGGCATATAAAAGATGTGTATAAATATGCTCGCTATAATCTCACATTAGCGGATCTTTATACTAAGTCTCTTGATTCAGGACCTGCACTAGATTTCTGTAAAATCCCCTTAGCTCTAGCTCATGGGACATTAGACGTAATAGCTTTAGGAAAAGACAAACTTAGTCGTAGTGATGTAATGGCTTTGGTTCAACAAGTAACACATTAA
- the nusA gene encoding transcription termination factor NusA, whose amino-acid sequence MSLVSLPGLTNMIGEISQRHNLPKPAVQEALREALLKGYERFRRSQNLDRQPFYDEYFDNFEVELDTEEEGFRILSTKKIMENVENIDHHISLQEVQEVASEAQLGDEVVLDVTPEQKDFGRMAAIQTKQVLLQKLRDQQRKLIQEEFQELEGTVLNARVLRFERQDIIVAVQSTFGQPEVEAIIPKQEQLPNDNYRANSSFKILLKKVREGSHRGPQLLVSRAAAGLVVDMFSIEVPEIEEDIVRIVAVSREANPPSRYVGPRTKIAVDTLERDVDPVGACIGARGSRIQAVVNELRGEKIDVIRWSPDPATYIANALSPARIDEVILISPDERHALILVAEDQLSLAIGKEGQNVRLAARLTGWKIDIKNTIAHREELENQQFED is encoded by the coding sequence ATGTCCCTGGTTAGTTTACCTGGATTAACTAATATGATTGGAGAAATTAGTCAACGTCATAATTTGCCCAAACCTGCCGTTCAAGAAGCCCTAAGAGAGGCTCTTTTGAAAGGCTATGAGCGTTTTCGACGTTCTCAAAATTTAGATCGTCAGCCTTTTTATGATGAGTATTTTGATAATTTCGAGGTTGAGTTAGATACAGAAGAAGAAGGTTTTAGAATTTTATCCACAAAAAAAATTATGGAAAATGTGGAAAATATTGACCATCATATTTCCCTTCAAGAAGTTCAGGAAGTAGCTTCAGAAGCTCAACTTGGTGATGAAGTTGTTTTAGATGTCACACCTGAACAGAAAGACTTTGGTCGAATGGCTGCGATCCAAACGAAGCAAGTACTTTTACAGAAATTACGAGATCAGCAAAGGAAACTGATTCAAGAAGAATTTCAAGAATTAGAAGGTACAGTTCTTAACGCAAGAGTTTTACGCTTTGAGCGTCAAGATATCATCGTTGCTGTTCAAAGTACTTTTGGTCAGCCTGAAGTAGAAGCAATTATTCCAAAACAGGAACAATTACCAAATGATAACTATCGAGCCAATTCATCTTTTAAAATACTACTTAAAAAAGTAAGAGAAGGATCTCATCGTGGTCCTCAACTTTTAGTATCACGAGCTGCGGCAGGTCTTGTAGTAGACATGTTTTCCATAGAGGTTCCTGAGATCGAGGAAGACATAGTGAGAATTGTTGCTGTTTCTAGAGAAGCTAATCCTCCTTCCCGCTATGTAGGTCCTAGAACTAAAATTGCTGTTGATACGTTAGAAAGAGATGTTGATCCTGTAGGCGCTTGTATTGGTGCACGAGGTTCTAGAATTCAAGCGGTAGTTAATGAATTAAGAGGAGAAAAAATAGATGTTATTCGCTGGTCTCCCGACCCAGCTACTTACATAGCCAATGCCCTTAGTCCTGCTCGTATAGATGAAGTAATATTGATCAGTCCTGATGAACGGCATGCTCTAATATTAGTTGCAGAAGACCAACTTAGCTTAGCTATTGGAAAAGAAGGGCAAAATGTTAGATTAGCGGCACGATTAACAGGATGGAAAATTGATATCAAAAATACTATTGCCCATAGAGAAGAATTAGAAAATCAGCAATTTGAAGATTAA
- a CDS encoding YlxR family protein, translating to MKVNYRRCISCRCINHKDKFWRIVKVYLSQTVQLDKGMGRSVYLCPKKACLAVASQKNRLERGLKTSIPQNIYKKLWERLENESI from the coding sequence ATGAAAGTAAATTATCGGCGTTGTATTAGCTGCCGTTGTATTAATCACAAAGACAAATTTTGGAGAATAGTAAAAGTCTATTTATCTCAAACGGTACAATTAGATAAGGGGATGGGTAGATCAGTTTATTTGTGTCCTAAGAAAGCCTGTTTAGCTGTTGCTAGCCAAAAAAATCGTTTAGAACGAGGACTGAAAACTTCAATTCCTCAAAATATTTATAAAAAGTTATGGGAACGTTTAGAAAATGAAAGCATTTAG
- the infB gene encoding translation initiation factor IF-2 → MNNVHKVRIYDLSKELNLENKEILEICAQLNIAVKSHSSTITESQVERIKVMAEKYITKQSMTQGNDATMSGEKKQQILAIHHKQIQSSTEEGLDDQANDLEVPDTSVSSQMPAAPKPPEKPISSTSIKSPKTDRISLSKPSISKEKTSKSESIDFDLPDSSKENFEKPVNKPSRTKPSLEGKNKVKLSKRTPKGISLKPKEKPEITGSTNEVQSKKKPNIGKPDLKKSSSHPVEEEKKYTMPFDPLDSSLIIDDDDDESDEILDIELKPKPQLKRPTTPRIFKKKTWEEEEEEEEENKAKASKASTKAKRRFKALEDEDDDFESESESNTVSLSLSLSIARPPKPKSEHQTAEVVHKPKKPTLKTIGSGSERSRSERKERKETPRQPEKVILEKNLTVRELSERLHISETEIIKLLFTKGTAVNITQTLDQETAKMVTESFGIIVEIPEEDSAAIKNTEMIDEGDLDNLQRRPPVVTIMGHVDHGKTTLLDSIRKTKVAQGEAGGITQHIGAYHVDIEHDNKKQQLVFLDTPGHEAFTAMRARGARITDIAILVVAADDGVQPQTREAISHAKAAEVPIVVAINKIDKLESNSDRIKQELSDLGLVPEEWGGDTIMVPVSALKGDNLDQLLEMLVLVSEIEDLLANPDRLAKGTVIEAHLDKNRGPVATLLIQNGTLRVGDSLVAGPVFGKIRAMVDDRGDKVKEASPSFAVEILGLSSVPAAGDEFDIYLSEKEARAVADKNAKDSRQTRLQQALSSRRVTLSTLSAKAKDGELKELNLILKADVQGSIEAILGSLEQLPQTEVQIRVLLAAPGEVTETDVDLAAASGAVIIGFNTNLANGVKTAADQEEVDIREYDIIYKLLDDIQGAMEGLLEPEEIESPLGQAEVRAVFPVGRGAVAGCYVLSGKVVRNRFIRVVRDGNTIYQGTLDSLKRMKEDVREVNSGYECGIGIDKFSNWNEGDTIEAFEMIMKRRTLIGRTT, encoded by the coding sequence ATGAACAACGTACATAAAGTAAGAATTTACGATTTATCAAAAGAATTGAATCTTGAAAACAAAGAGATTCTAGAAATTTGTGCTCAGCTTAATATTGCTGTAAAGAGTCATAGTAGTACTATTACAGAATCACAAGTTGAGCGTATTAAAGTAATGGCAGAAAAATACATCACCAAACAAAGTATGACTCAAGGAAATGACGCTACTATGTCAGGTGAGAAAAAGCAGCAAATTTTAGCCATTCACCATAAACAAATTCAGTCTTCTACTGAAGAGGGATTGGATGATCAAGCAAATGATTTAGAGGTCCCAGATACCTCGGTCTCATCTCAAATGCCTGCAGCACCAAAACCACCTGAAAAACCAATTTCATCAACATCTATTAAATCACCAAAAACTGATCGAATTAGCTTGTCTAAACCCTCAATTTCAAAAGAAAAAACATCTAAGTCAGAAAGTATAGATTTTGATTTACCAGACTCTTCTAAAGAAAATTTTGAAAAACCCGTTAATAAACCAAGTAGGACGAAACCATCTTTAGAAGGGAAAAATAAAGTTAAACTTTCAAAAAGAACCCCTAAAGGTATATCTCTCAAACCCAAAGAAAAACCAGAAATAACAGGTAGTACAAACGAAGTTCAATCAAAGAAAAAACCTAATATTGGAAAACCAGACTTGAAAAAGTCTTCTTCTCATCCAGTAGAAGAAGAGAAAAAGTACACCATGCCTTTTGATCCTCTTGATTCTTCTTTAATAATTGATGATGATGATGACGAAAGTGATGAAATACTTGATATTGAACTTAAGCCAAAACCTCAACTAAAAAGACCTACAACACCAAGAATTTTCAAGAAAAAAACTTGGGAAGAGGAAGAAGAAGAAGAAGAGGAGAATAAGGCAAAAGCAAGTAAAGCAAGCACAAAAGCAAAACGTAGATTTAAAGCACTTGAAGACGAAGATGATGATTTTGAGTCAGAGTCAGAAAGTAATACTGTTTCTTTAAGTTTAAGTCTTTCTATAGCTCGCCCTCCAAAGCCAAAATCTGAGCATCAAACAGCTGAAGTAGTTCACAAGCCTAAAAAGCCAACTTTAAAAACAATTGGCTCAGGATCTGAACGTAGTCGTTCTGAACGTAAAGAACGGAAGGAAACTCCTCGACAACCAGAAAAAGTAATTCTTGAAAAAAATCTTACAGTCAGAGAATTATCAGAACGTTTACATATATCAGAGACAGAAATTATTAAACTTCTGTTTACTAAGGGAACTGCTGTTAATATTACTCAAACTTTAGATCAAGAGACAGCAAAAATGGTTACAGAGTCATTTGGAATCATTGTAGAAATTCCAGAGGAAGACTCTGCAGCCATTAAAAATACAGAAATGATTGATGAAGGAGATCTTGATAATCTTCAACGTCGTCCTCCTGTTGTTACAATAATGGGTCATGTGGATCATGGTAAAACAACACTTCTTGATTCTATCCGTAAAACGAAGGTAGCTCAAGGAGAAGCAGGCGGTATTACGCAACATATTGGCGCCTATCATGTAGATATTGAGCATGACAATAAAAAACAACAATTAGTTTTTCTAGATACACCTGGACATGAAGCTTTTACAGCGATGAGAGCTAGGGGAGCAAGAATAACGGATATAGCTATTCTTGTTGTTGCGGCTGATGATGGTGTGCAACCTCAGACGAGAGAGGCTATTAGCCATGCAAAAGCAGCTGAGGTTCCAATTGTTGTAGCCATAAATAAAATTGATAAATTAGAGTCAAATTCAGACCGTATTAAACAAGAACTATCAGATCTAGGTCTTGTACCAGAGGAATGGGGTGGAGATACTATAATGGTTCCGGTAAGTGCTCTTAAAGGAGATAACCTTGATCAATTATTGGAGATGTTAGTTTTAGTATCTGAAATTGAGGATCTATTAGCCAATCCTGATCGTTTAGCAAAAGGAACAGTGATTGAGGCCCACTTAGATAAAAATCGAGGTCCAGTAGCAACACTATTAATACAAAATGGTACATTACGAGTAGGAGATTCTCTTGTTGCCGGCCCTGTATTTGGAAAAATACGCGCTATGGTAGACGACCGGGGAGATAAAGTGAAAGAAGCTTCTCCTTCTTTTGCAGTGGAAATTCTTGGATTAAGTAGTGTACCGGCAGCTGGAGATGAATTTGATATTTATTTAAGTGAGAAAGAAGCACGAGCTGTGGCTGATAAGAATGCTAAAGATAGTCGCCAAACAAGATTGCAACAGGCACTATCTTCTCGTCGTGTTACTTTAAGCACATTATCAGCTAAAGCTAAAGATGGAGAGCTTAAAGAACTTAATCTTATTCTTAAAGCTGATGTTCAGGGTTCTATTGAAGCAATTTTAGGTTCTCTAGAACAATTACCTCAAACTGAAGTACAAATACGCGTTTTATTGGCTGCTCCGGGAGAAGTTACAGAAACGGATGTAGATCTTGCAGCTGCAAGTGGTGCAGTTATTATTGGGTTTAATACTAATTTAGCTAATGGTGTTAAAACTGCTGCAGATCAGGAAGAAGTAGATATTAGGGAATATGATATTATTTATAAGCTTTTAGATGATATACAAGGAGCAATGGAGGGTCTTCTTGAACCGGAAGAAATAGAATCTCCTCTAGGACAGGCTGAAGTCCGAGCTGTTTTTCCAGTAGGGAGAGGTGCCGTTGCAGGCTGCTATGTATTGTCAGGTAAGGTAGTTCGTAACCGTTTTATAAGAGTCGTTCGAGATGGTAATACGATTTATCAAGGAACATTAGATTCTTTAAAAAGGATGAAAGAAGATGTGAGAGAAGTAAATTCTGGTTATGAATGTGGCATAGGAATTGATAAATTTAGTAACTGGAACGAAGGTGATACGATTGAAGCTTTTGAAATGATTATGAAGCGTCGTACCTTAATTGGACGAACCACATAA